The following are encoded together in the Streptomyces flavofungini genome:
- a CDS encoding C40 family peptidase has product MSHTAHIPSHRKPRRSASKMALRAGVAGGVLSTLAVAAAAGTANAAEPVTETIELPTLTADLSAQIAQSADATAQTADSYEARAQQDAAAVKAAKQAAKDQAEAEKKAEAKKKAEAKAKAEREAARERAARDSERTQLSTSSAPSGGGSSASSASSSSSKSAPASGSVGTVISFLKAQLGDAYVMGASGPNAWDCSSLVQAAFKQVGVDLPRVSQAQSTAGTPVSLSNLQVGDILYWGGAGSAYHVGVYIGNGQYLDAANPSKGVVIQDLSGYPASGAVRVL; this is encoded by the coding sequence ATGTCCCACACCGCTCACATACCCAGCCACCGGAAGCCCCGCCGCAGCGCGTCGAAGATGGCTCTGCGCGCCGGAGTTGCCGGTGGCGTCCTCAGCACCCTGGCAGTGGCCGCCGCCGCTGGTACGGCGAACGCCGCCGAGCCGGTGACCGAGACCATCGAGCTGCCCACCCTGACCGCCGATCTGTCCGCGCAGATCGCCCAGTCCGCTGACGCGACGGCCCAGACCGCCGACAGCTACGAGGCCCGCGCGCAGCAGGACGCCGCCGCCGTGAAGGCCGCCAAGCAGGCCGCCAAGGACCAGGCTGAGGCCGAGAAGAAGGCGGAGGCCAAGAAGAAGGCCGAAGCCAAGGCCAAGGCCGAGCGTGAGGCCGCCCGCGAGCGCGCCGCGCGGGACTCCGAGCGCACCCAGCTCAGCACGTCCTCCGCGCCCTCCGGCGGCGGTTCCTCCGCCTCCTCCGCCTCCTCGTCCTCCAGCAAGTCCGCGCCCGCCAGCGGCAGCGTCGGGACGGTCATCAGCTTCCTGAAGGCGCAGCTCGGCGACGCGTACGTCATGGGTGCCTCGGGCCCCAACGCGTGGGACTGCTCCAGCCTCGTCCAGGCCGCCTTCAAGCAGGTCGGCGTCGACCTGCCGCGCGTCTCGCAGGCCCAGTCGACGGCCGGCACCCCCGTCTCGCTCTCCAACCTCCAGGTGGGCGACATCCTTTACTGGGGCGGCGCGGGCTCGGCGTACCACGTCGGCGTCTACATCGGCAACGGCCAGTACCTGGACGCCGCGAACCCCAGCAAGGGCGTCGTCATCCAGGACCTGTCGGGCTACCCCGCCTCCGGCGCGGTGCGGGTGCTCTGA
- a CDS encoding GNAT family N-acetyltransferase has protein sequence MADARPGNDASPRNGMPAPGPAVRLRVPTDEDAFVWHRLFDDPEVMQFVGGWSSERSTYEELTARQRRHDAELGFCLWTLLDPEGEPVGFAGAMPWPRTWGPTGEIEIGWRLTRAAWGHGYATAAARATLERVRAAGVRSVVAMIDIRNERSMAVAHRLGMERAETFTSPSTGVTAYCYRLSL, from the coding sequence ATGGCCGACGCGCGCCCCGGGAACGACGCGAGCCCCAGGAACGGAATGCCCGCCCCGGGCCCGGCCGTCCGGCTGCGCGTCCCGACCGACGAGGACGCCTTCGTCTGGCACCGCCTCTTCGACGACCCGGAGGTCATGCAGTTCGTCGGCGGCTGGAGCTCGGAGCGCTCCACGTACGAGGAGCTGACCGCGCGCCAGCGCAGACACGACGCGGAACTGGGCTTCTGCCTGTGGACGTTGCTGGACCCCGAGGGCGAGCCGGTGGGCTTCGCCGGTGCCATGCCGTGGCCCCGCACCTGGGGGCCGACGGGTGAGATCGAGATCGGCTGGCGGCTCACGCGCGCGGCGTGGGGACACGGCTACGCCACGGCGGCGGCCCGCGCGACCCTGGAGCGGGTGCGGGCGGCGGGCGTGCGGTCGGTGGTCGCGATGATCGACATACGCAACGAGCGGTCCATGGCGGTCGCGCACCGCCTCGGCATGGAGCGCGCGGAGACGTTCACGTCGCCCAGCACGGGCGTGACGGCCTACTGCTACCGACTCTCGCTGTAG
- a CDS encoding PASTA domain-containing protein, translating to MAMDARERATAHGVLLAAPDRPGFHDLVLDYVVRQYPPPGAEVPRGAVVTVWFDVGPHEGGGGAGVREPRHPGPPGGGLRRELEEPGPPDVPGQPEVGVGSVGSG from the coding sequence ATGGCGATGGACGCGCGCGAGCGGGCCACCGCGCACGGTGTGCTGCTCGCGGCCCCTGACCGGCCCGGCTTCCACGACCTGGTACTCGACTACGTCGTACGCCAGTACCCACCGCCCGGCGCCGAGGTCCCGCGCGGAGCCGTCGTGACGGTGTGGTTCGACGTGGGGCCGCACGAGGGCGGGGGCGGCGCGGGCGTGCGCGAACCGCGCCACCCCGGACCGCCGGGCGGCGGACTGCGGCGGGAGCTGGAGGAGCCGGGACCGCCGGACGTGCCGGGGCAGCCTGAGGTGGGGGTCGGCAGCGTGGGGAGCGGCTGA
- a CDS encoding geranylgeranyl reductase family protein, which translates to MTEPLSEHTADVIVVGAGPAGSTTAYYLAKAGLDVLLLEKTAFPREKVCGDGLTPRATKQLVSMGIDISEEAGWLRNKGLRIIGGGVRLQLDWPDLASYPDYGLVRKRDDFDEQLARQAQKAGARLHERCNVGAPIIDDRTGRITGVHAKLGEDKTPVTFHAPLVVAADGNSTRLSLAMGLHRREDRPMGVAVRTYFTSPRHDDDYLESWLELWDRRGAQDRLLPGYGWIFGMGDGTSNVGLGVLNTSSAFKELDWREILKAWCASMPEDWGYTPENMTMPIRGAALPMAFNRQPHYTKGLLLVGDAGGLVNPFNGEGIAYAMESGQIAADVIVQAQARATPAQRELALQDYPKTLKEVYGGYYTLGRAFVKLIGNPKVMKIATQRGLTHPMLMKFTLKMLANLTDPRGGDAMDRIINGLSKVAPKA; encoded by the coding sequence GTGACCGAGCCCCTCTCCGAACACACCGCTGACGTCATCGTCGTCGGGGCCGGGCCAGCCGGTTCGACCACGGCGTACTACCTGGCGAAGGCCGGCCTCGACGTACTCCTCCTCGAAAAGACCGCGTTCCCGCGGGAGAAGGTCTGTGGCGACGGGCTCACGCCCCGCGCCACCAAGCAGCTCGTGTCGATGGGCATCGACATCTCCGAAGAGGCGGGCTGGCTGCGGAACAAGGGCCTCCGCATCATCGGCGGTGGCGTACGCCTCCAACTGGATTGGCCGGATCTCGCCTCTTACCCGGACTACGGCCTGGTCCGCAAGCGCGACGACTTCGACGAGCAGCTGGCCCGGCAGGCGCAGAAGGCGGGCGCGCGGCTGCACGAGCGCTGCAACGTGGGCGCCCCGATCATCGACGACCGCACCGGCCGCATCACCGGCGTGCACGCCAAGCTCGGCGAGGACAAGACGCCGGTGACCTTCCACGCGCCGCTGGTCGTGGCCGCGGACGGCAACTCCACCCGGCTCTCCCTCGCGATGGGCCTGCACCGCCGCGAGGACCGCCCGATGGGTGTCGCGGTGCGGACGTACTTCACCTCGCCGCGCCACGACGACGACTATCTGGAGTCCTGGCTGGAGCTGTGGGACCGCCGCGGTGCCCAGGACCGGCTCCTGCCCGGCTACGGCTGGATCTTCGGCATGGGCGACGGTACGTCGAATGTCGGCCTCGGCGTCCTGAACACCTCGTCCGCCTTCAAGGAACTCGACTGGCGCGAGATCCTCAAGGCCTGGTGCGCCTCGATGCCCGAGGACTGGGGCTACACCCCCGAGAACATGACGATGCCCATCCGCGGCGCCGCCCTGCCGATGGCCTTCAACCGCCAGCCGCACTACACCAAGGGCCTGCTGCTCGTCGGCGACGCGGGCGGCCTCGTCAACCCGTTCAACGGCGAGGGCATCGCGTACGCCATGGAGTCCGGCCAGATCGCGGCCGACGTCATCGTGCAGGCCCAGGCCCGCGCCACGCCCGCCCAGCGCGAACTGGCGCTCCAGGACTACCCGAAGACGCTCAAGGAGGTCTACGGCGGCTACTACACGCTCGGCCGCGCCTTCGTGAAGCTCATCGGCAACCCGAAGGTCATGAAGATCGCCACCCAGCGGGGCCTCACCCACCCGATGCTGATGAAGTTCACCCTCAAGATGCTGGCGAACCTCACGGACCCGCGGGGCGGCGACGCGATGGACCGCATCATCAACGGCCTCAGCAAGGTAGCCCCCAAGGCTTAG
- a CDS encoding NADH-quinone oxidoreductase subunit A: MNAYAPILVLGALGAGFAIFSVVMATLIGPKRYNRAKLEAYECGIEPTPTPAGGGRFPIKYYLTAMLFIVFDIEIVFLYPWAVTFDALGIFGLVEMLLFVLTVFVAYAYVWRRGGLEWD; encoded by the coding sequence GTGAACGCCTATGCGCCCATCCTCGTACTGGGAGCCCTCGGGGCAGGCTTTGCGATCTTCTCCGTGGTCATGGCCACGCTTATCGGTCCAAAGCGGTACAACCGCGCGAAGCTCGAGGCCTACGAATGCGGGATCGAGCCGACCCCCACGCCGGCCGGCGGCGGGCGCTTCCCCATCAAGTACTACCTGACGGCGATGCTCTTCATCGTCTTCGACATCGAGATCGTCTTTCTCTATCCCTGGGCCGTCACCTTCGACGCCCTGGGGATCTTCGGGCTCGTGGAGATGCTGCTCTTCGTGCTCACCGTCTTCGTCGCCTACGCGTACGTATGGCGGCGCGGCGGTCTGGAATGGGACTGA